In Prionailurus viverrinus isolate Anna chromosome C2, UM_Priviv_1.0, whole genome shotgun sequence, one DNA window encodes the following:
- the STRIT1 gene encoding sarcoplasmic/endoplasmic reticulum calcium ATPase regulator DWORF isoform X2 produces the protein MAEKESTLSHLLVPILLLIGWIVGCIIMVYVVFS, from the exons ATGGCTGAAAAAG AATCTACACTATCACACCTTCTGGTCCCTATTCTTCTCTTGATTGGCTGGATTGTGGGCTGCATCATAATGGTTTATGTTGTCTTCTCTTAG
- the STRIT1 gene encoding sarcoplasmic/endoplasmic reticulum calcium ATPase regulator DWORF isoform X1 has protein sequence MQTVLFQSTVPLRILPESTLSHLLVPILLLIGWIVGCIIMVYVVFS, from the exons ATGCAGACAGTCTTGTTTCAGAGCACAGTGCCCTTAAGGATACTTCCAG AATCTACACTATCACACCTTCTGGTCCCTATTCTTCTCTTGATTGGCTGGATTGTGGGCTGCATCATAATGGTTTATGTTGTCTTCTCTTAG